In Malus sylvestris chromosome 15, drMalSylv7.2, whole genome shotgun sequence, a single genomic region encodes these proteins:
- the LOC126603123 gene encoding uncharacterized protein LOC126603123 produces MSSESVPPLVAAQLNYLLTHFPLVVKIENKWSGSKYYPGFLDRFTLVISYCLDVIKWDVIFDSESPFSAPDVIFGPDDERFQQFLVSPDEGEGDSKFHMKCLSDWNSRDPTQLMLLIQELRDQYMSYQKKRVAEVDDDRLKFEISTIVAREGIEMQMSSGVDKPEEVKFAVPLLDMNINKMVPAYPWRHQQKIYLQVIYPVEKKYVSTPSAPRLKLVSTSELKTLFSIDEVKLRPWLNGMCMAEYLPHLEESLEKQVLEAVSLVDVRRRFIEALALQFGRPVEADSVLCRKATFLTASGVFTFLVHVSISTQFPKQKPALMLQSSQHFNLQGVPIKSLPLTEFPWSPRWEVPHMAERICEYLTDEAVNFKKHCNEPPPQH; encoded by the exons ATGTCGTCGGAGAGTGTTCCGCCGCTCGTCGCCGCCCAGCTCAACTACCTCCTCACTCACTTCCCTCTCGTCGTCAAG ATTGAGAACAAGTGGTCTGGCAGCAAGTACTACCCCGGATTTCTCGACCGGTTCACCTTAGTCATTTCCTACTGTCTAGACGTTATCAAGT GGGATGTTATATTTGATTCGGAGTCTCCATTCTCTGCACCGGATGTTATATTCGGACCTGATGATGAGAGATTTCAGCAGTTTCTTGTATCGCCCGATGAGGGAGAAGGGGACTCAAAGTTTCACATGAAGTGTTTGAGTGATTGGAATAGCAGAGACCCTACACAGCTAATGCTTCTCATTCAAGAACTAAG GGATCAGTACATGTCCTACCAGAAGAAGCGCGTTGCAGAAGTTGATGATGACAGGTTGAAGTTTGAAATTAGCACAATTGTTGCTCGTGAG GGCATTGAGATGCAGATGAGTTCCGGAGTTGACAAG CCAGAGGAGGTCAAATTTGCAGTTCCTCTTTTAGACATGAACATAAATAAGATGGTGCCTGCATACCCCTGGAGACATCAACAAAAGATATACTTGCAG GTTATATATCCTGTTGAGAAAAAATATGTTTCCACTCCTTCAGCACCTCGATTGAAACTAGTGTCTACCTCAGAGTTGAAGACTCTattttccattgatgaagtcAAACTTCGTCCGTGGTTGAATGGGAT GTGCATGGCTGAATACCTTCCGCATCTTGAAGAATCTCTTGAGAAGCAG GTTTTGGAGGCGGTCTCCTTGGTTGATGTTAGGAGGCGCTTTATCGAGGCATTAGCTCTGCAGTTTGGAAGACCAGTGGAAGCTGATTCG GTCTTATGCAGAAAGGCAACATTCCTTACTGCTTCTGGAGTTTTCACTTTTCTG GTTCATGTTTCGATTTCAACTCAGTTTCCAAAGCAAAAGCCGGCTTTGATGCTTCAAAGTTCACAG CATTTCAACCTCCAAGGTGTGCCAATCAAGTCACTTCCTCTAACTGAATTTCCTTGGAGCCCTAGATGGGAAGTACCTCATATGGCCGAGCGAATTTG TGAATATTTGACGGACGAGGCTGTGAACTTCAAGAAGCACTGCAACGAGCCTCCACCGCAGCACTAG
- the LOC126603121 gene encoding tubulin beta chain-like produces MREILHIQGGQCGNQIGSKFWEVICDEHGVDPTGRYRGDAGSDLQLERINVYYNEASGGRYVPRAVLMDLEPGTMDSIRSGPFGQIFRPDNFVFGQSGAGNNWAKGHYTEGAELIDSVLDVVRKEAENCDCLQGFQVCHSLGGGTGSGMGTLLISKIREEYPDRMLLTFSVFPSPKVSDTVVEPYNATLSVHQLVENADECMVLDNEALYDICFRTLKLSTPSFGDLNHLISATMSGVTCCLRFPGQLNSDLRKLAVNLIPFPRLHFFMVGFAPLTSRGSQQYISLTVPELTQQMWDAKNMMCAADPRHGRYLTASAMFRGKMSTKEVDEQMINVQNKNSSYFVEWIPHNVKSSVCDIPPRGLKMASTFVGNSTSIQEMFRRVSEQFTAMFRRKAFLHWYTGEGMDEMEFTEAESNMNDLVAEYQQYQDATVEDEGEYEEEGAEENYEE; encoded by the exons ATGAGAGAGATTCTGCACATCCAGGGAGGCCAATGCGGCAACCAGATCGGCTCCAAGTTCTGGGAGGTCATCTGCGACGAGCACGGCGTCGACCCCACGGGAAGGTACCGCGGAGACGCCGGCTCCGATCTCCAGCTCGAGAGGATCAACGTCTACTACAATGAGGCCTCCGGCGGTAGGTACGTCCCCCGCGCCGTGCTCATGGATCTTGAGCCCGGTACCATGGACAGCATCCGATCCGGCCCCTTCGGCCAGATCTTCCGCCCTGACAACTTCGTCTTCGGCCAGTCCGGCGCCGGCAACAATTGGGCGAAAGGACACTATACCGAAGGTGCTGAGTTGATCGATTCCGTTCTCGATGTTGTTCGCAAGGAGGCCGAGAATTGTGATTGCCTTCAAg GTTTTCAGGTGTGCCACTCTCTTGGAGGAGGAACTGGTTCTGGAATGGGAACCCTTCTCATATCAAAGATTAGAGAGGAATACCCTGACAGGATGCTGCTCACGTTCTCTGTTTTCCCTTCACCAAAGGTCTCAGACACCGTTGTGGAACCATACAATGCCACTCTTTCGGTGCACCAGCTGGTTGAGAACGCAGATGAATGCATGGTTCTTGATAACGAAGCACTTTATGACATTTGCTTCAGGACCCTAAAGCTCAGCACCCCAAGCT TTGGTGACCTGAACCATTTGATATCTGCAACCATGAGCGGTGTAACATGCTGCCTAAGGTTCCCTGGACAGTTGAACTCAGACCTCCGGAAGCTGGCCGTGAATCTCATTCCATTTCCACGTCTTCACTTCTTCATGGTCGGGTTTGCCCCTCTCACCTCTCGTGGATCTCAACAGTATATCTCCCTCACTGTGCCGGAGCTGACTCAGCAAATGTGGGATGCCAAGAACATGATGTGCGCCGCTGACCCTCGTCATGGACGTTACCTGACAGCCTCAGCTATGTTCAGGGGGAAGATGAGCACCAAAGAGGTGGACGAACAGATGATCAATGTGCAGAACAAGAACTCGTCCTACTTCGTTGAGTGGATCCCTCACAACGTGAAGTCAAGCGTATGCGATATTCCACCCAGGGGTTTGAAAATGGCATCTACCTTTGTTGGTAACTCTACTTCAATCCAGGAGATGTTCAGGAGAGTGAGCGAGCAGTTCACAGCCATGTTCCGGCGCAAggcctttttgcattggtacaCCGGTGAAGGCATGGACGAGATGGAGTTCACCGAAGCAGAGAGCAACATGAATGATTTGGTTGCGGAGTACCAGCAATACCAAGATGCAACCGTGGAGGATGAGGGCGAGTACGAGGAGGAAGGTGCCGAAGAGAATTACGAGGAATAG
- the LOC126603122 gene encoding uncharacterized protein LOC126603122 isoform X1 codes for MEQRETLTMEQRLLFFPRFPNASDGEIEVANILIHLPHMISELETPLPIPLELIWGCKGKRSVLALKNDGCASTLRRLIGPDFLCSLQLWASLARRPSAAKAPPPPPVPNAVKKETSSPDTPLCFEPSESDEKQPDHLSSKLFSQKRKREDWITIVDELTSKEKWRYQELEVVKRLFEKMNGLNLEFKSRKEEITKFSHKQEQDPHVDTDPSSKPAAQLSQPTQLTYVTSTYVTSAPPAPKQEPYQHPHQVQMPMQIHPPGVILYQRQLQQLIMDQTAKTQRREINAGPHGGHINLCFRDANVLNSSQPFDLSLVNKNMIRKRAAEARQKRLEICRVKKPRFRSR; via the exons ATGGAACAGAGAGAAACACTAACAATGGAACaaaggctcctcttcttcccccGTTTTCCGAACGCCAGCGACGGCGAGATAGAGGTGGCGAATATCCTGATTCATCTTCCTCACATGATCTCCGAATTGGAGACTCCGCTTCCAATTCCACTCGAGCTCATCTGGGGATGCAAGGGAAAGAGATCTGTACTCGCCCTGAAGAACGACGGATGCGCTTCCACTCTGCGTCGTCTGATTGGACCTGATTTTTTGTGTTCACTGCAACTCTGGGCTTCTCTGGCTCGCCGGCCTTCGGCGGCCAAGGCTCCGCCGCCGCCCCCCGTCCCTAATGCAGTCAAGAAGGAAACTTCCAGCCCTGATACGCCGCTGTGCTTCGAGCCCAGTGAATCTGACGAGAAGCAGCCTGACCACTTGAGTAGTAAACTCTTTAGTCAAAAAAGG AAGAGAGAGGACTGGATTACTATTGTGGACGAATTGACTTCGAAGGAAAAATGGCGATATCAA GAGCTTGAGGTCGTGAAGCGTTTATTTGAGAAGATGAATGGTCTTAATTTGGAGTTTAAATCGAGGAAAGAGGAg atAACGAAATTTAGCCATAAACAGGAACAGGATCCCCATGTGGATACGGATCCAAGTTCAAAACCAGCCGCGCAATTAAGCCAACCGACCCAACTCACATATGTAACTTCGACTTACGTAACTTCGGCTCCTCCGGCCCCAAAACAAGAGCCTTACCAACATCCTCATCAGGTGCAAATGCCAATGCAAATTCATCCTCCTGGTGTGATTCTTTATCAACGTCAACTGCAGCAGCTGATCATGGATCAGACGGCTAAGACTCAAAGAAGAGAGATCAATGCGGGCCCACACGGCGGTCACATTAACCTTTGTTTTAGGGATGCAAACGTGTTGAACTCCTCGCAGCCGTTTGATCTTAGCTTGGTTAACAAAAATATGATTAGAAAAAGGGCAGCCGAGGCAAGGCAGAAGAGACTCGAAATCTGCAGGGTCAAGAAACCTCGCTTCCGCTCCAGATGA
- the LOC126603122 gene encoding uncharacterized protein LOC126603122 isoform X2 — MEQRETLTMEQRLLFFPRFPNASDGEIEVANILIHLPHMISELETPLPIPLELIWGCKGKRSVLALKNDGCASTLRRLIGPDFLCSLQLWASLARRPSAAKAPPPPPVPNAVKKETSSPDTPLCFEPSESDEKQPDHLSSKLFSQKRKREDWITIVDELTSKEKWRYQELEVVKRLFEKMNGLNLEFKSRKEEEQDPHVDTDPSSKPAAQLSQPTQLTYVTSTYVTSAPPAPKQEPYQHPHQVQMPMQIHPPGVILYQRQLQQLIMDQTAKTQRREINAGPHGGHINLCFRDANVLNSSQPFDLSLVNKNMIRKRAAEARQKRLEICRVKKPRFRSR, encoded by the exons ATGGAACAGAGAGAAACACTAACAATGGAACaaaggctcctcttcttcccccGTTTTCCGAACGCCAGCGACGGCGAGATAGAGGTGGCGAATATCCTGATTCATCTTCCTCACATGATCTCCGAATTGGAGACTCCGCTTCCAATTCCACTCGAGCTCATCTGGGGATGCAAGGGAAAGAGATCTGTACTCGCCCTGAAGAACGACGGATGCGCTTCCACTCTGCGTCGTCTGATTGGACCTGATTTTTTGTGTTCACTGCAACTCTGGGCTTCTCTGGCTCGCCGGCCTTCGGCGGCCAAGGCTCCGCCGCCGCCCCCCGTCCCTAATGCAGTCAAGAAGGAAACTTCCAGCCCTGATACGCCGCTGTGCTTCGAGCCCAGTGAATCTGACGAGAAGCAGCCTGACCACTTGAGTAGTAAACTCTTTAGTCAAAAAAGG AAGAGAGAGGACTGGATTACTATTGTGGACGAATTGACTTCGAAGGAAAAATGGCGATATCAA GAGCTTGAGGTCGTGAAGCGTTTATTTGAGAAGATGAATGGTCTTAATTTGGAGTTTAAATCGAGGAAAGAGGAg GAACAGGATCCCCATGTGGATACGGATCCAAGTTCAAAACCAGCCGCGCAATTAAGCCAACCGACCCAACTCACATATGTAACTTCGACTTACGTAACTTCGGCTCCTCCGGCCCCAAAACAAGAGCCTTACCAACATCCTCATCAGGTGCAAATGCCAATGCAAATTCATCCTCCTGGTGTGATTCTTTATCAACGTCAACTGCAGCAGCTGATCATGGATCAGACGGCTAAGACTCAAAGAAGAGAGATCAATGCGGGCCCACACGGCGGTCACATTAACCTTTGTTTTAGGGATGCAAACGTGTTGAACTCCTCGCAGCCGTTTGATCTTAGCTTGGTTAACAAAAATATGATTAGAAAAAGGGCAGCCGAGGCAAGGCAGAAGAGACTCGAAATCTGCAGGGTCAAGAAACCTCGCTTCCGCTCCAGATGA
- the LOC126601126 gene encoding spindle pole body component 110-like, translated as MGTKERPDSASQRHNWQNIFNALVQLLRSQQSKLETMTADRKVFEDRVRMQEEKWVSAFHLLGDQIRQMKVDLELKEMEGSVEAAKLGWALSMKQQEAYTTKLKLEYSDGELEGFKAWFDLHSNNYTTLKQQCDTLASEKSFAWHQYDLMENDYKTKLKSKNSELEQANAKMQTLLASMEQLQSSNNEKDDKIGILISKVAKMETDSNKFKEEISKLSKDLDLLRNAASTSSTPVLNRCTTRARGKSSAKDKINVTVKKDLSAAQLTHSTMDTKKGNGSSKRKADDVVTTSETPKLFSSRFKVPKLKNGS; from the exons ATGGGCACCAAAGAACGCCCGGACTCCGCCTCTCAGCGCCATAACTGGCAGAACATATTCAACGCTCTGGTGCAGTTGCTGCGGTCCCAGCAATCGAAGCTCGAGACGATGACCGCCGACAGAAAAGTCTTCGAAGATCGCGTCAGAATGCAAGAAGAGAAGTGGGTCTCCGCGTTTCATCTCTTGGGAGATCAAATCCGCCAG ATGAAGGTGGATTTGGAATTGAAAGAGATGGAAGGCTCCGTTGAGGCGGCCAAGTTAGGGTGGGCGCTTAGTATGAAGCAACAAGAGGCTTACACCACCAAACTCAAGTTAG AATACTCGGACGGTGAGTTAGAAGGTTTCAAAGCATGGTTTGACCTGCACTCCAACAATTACACCACCTTAAAGCAGCAATGTGATACGCTTGCTTCCGAAAAGAGCTTCGCGTGGCATCAGTATGACCTTATGGAAAATGATTACAAAACTAAACTGAAGAGCAAGAATTCTGAACTCGAGCAGGCGAATGCAAAGATGCAAACTCTTCTTGCTAGTATGGAGCAGTTACAGTCCTCAAATAATGAAAAGGATGACAAGATTGGAATATTAATAAGCAAAGTTGCTAAGATGGAGACTGATTCAAACAAGTTCAAGGAAGAGATTTCGAAACTTTCAAAGGATTTGGATTTGTTAAGAAATGCAGCAAGTACTTCGTCTACTCCTGTTTTGAACCGTTGTACAACAAGAGCTAGAGGCAAGAGCAGTGCTAAGGATAAAATTAATGTAACTGTGAAGAAAGATTTGTCGGCTGCTCAACTTACTCATTCTACAATGGATACCAAAAAG GGGAACGGCAGTTCGAAGAGAAAAGCAGATGATGTTGTAACCACTTCGGAGACTCCGAAGTTGTTCTCATCTAGATTTAAAGTACCCAAACTGAAGAACGGATCATGA
- the LOC126601909 gene encoding probable alkaline/neutral invertase D, translating into MSPVHGDHASQNGNTRTQETVVFEIGEDSDFLTLLDRPRPVSVEKKRSFDERSFSELSNIGSPCRRSSFLGSPRLNYESHPVVSDAWETLRRSVVHFRGQPVGTLAAVDHSVEELNYDQVFVRDFVPSALAFLMNGEEEIVKNFLLKTLRLQSLEKIVDQFKLGEGVMPASFKVLHDPVRNFETITADFGESAIGRVAPVDSGFWWIILLRAYTKSTGDTSVSEMPECQNGIRLILDLCLSEGFDTFPTLLCADGCCMIDRRMGVYGYPIEIQALFFMALRCALVLLKQDNCGKEFVKRITDRLHALSYHMRSYFWLDLKQLNDIYRYKTEEYSHTAVNKFNVMPDSLPDWVFDFMPSRGGYFIGNVSPARMDFRWFCLGNCVAILSSLATPEQASAIMDLIESRWEELVGEMPLKICFPAFESHEWRIVTGCDPKNTRWSYHNGGSWPVLLWLLTAACIKTGRPQIARRAIELAESRLSKDGWPEYYDGKLGRFMGKQARKYQTWSIAGYLVAKMMLEDPSHLGMIALEEDEQMKPLIKRSASWTS; encoded by the exons ATGTCTCCAGTTCATGGCGATCATGCTTCACAAAATGGGAATACAAGAACTCAAGAGACAGTCGTTTTTGAAATTGGAGAAGACTCCGATTTTCTGACGTTACTGGACAGGCCTAGACCAGTAAGCGTGGAGAAGAAGAGATCCTTCGATGAAAGGTCGTTCAGCGAGTTGTCCAATATAGGGTCTCCTTGTAGAAGATCCAGTTTTCTGGGGAGTCCTAGACTGAACTATGAGTCACATCCCGTGGTTTCCGATGCCTGGGAAACCCTACGACGCTCTGTCGTGCACTTCCGGGGCCAGCCTGTTGGAACCCTTGCCGCTGTCGACCATTCTGTCGAAGAACTTAACTATGATCAG GTGTTTGTTAGAGATTTTGTGCCAAGCGCATTGGCATTTTTGATGAATGGAGAGGAGGAGATAGTGAAAAACTTTCTTTTGAAAACACTTCGCCTCCAATCATTGGAGAAAATTGTGGACCAGTTCAAGCTAGGAGAAGGTGTCATGCCGGCGAGCTTCAAAGTGCTCCATGACCCCGTAAGAAACTTCGAAACCATAACAGCGGATTTTGGGGAGAGCGCAATTGGAAGAGTAGCTCCGGTTGATTCTGGATTTTGGTGGATAATATTGCTTCGCGCGTACACAAAGTCTACCGGGGACACTTCGGTCTCCGAAATGCCCGAATGCCAAAACGGCATTCGCCTCATCCTGGATCTCTGCCTCTCGGAAGGATTTGATACTTTCCCTACTCTGCTCTGTGCTGATGGATGCTGTATGATTGATCGTAGAATG GGTGTGTATGGATATCCAATCGAAATTCAAGCACTGTTCTTCATGGCATTACGATGCGCTCTGGTTCTGCTCAAGCAAGACAACTGCGGCAAAGAATTCGTGAAGCGCATAACCGACCGCCTCCATGCCCTGAGCTACCACATGCGCAGCTACTTCTGGCTGGACCTGAAGCAGCTCAACGACATCTACCGCTACAAGACGGAGGAGTACTCACACACGGCGGTAAACAAGTTCAACGTCATGCCGGATTCGCTACCCGATTGGGTTTTCGATTTCATGCCGAGTCGCGGCGGTTACTTCATCGGCAACGTGAGCCCGGCCAGGATGGATTTCCGGTGGTTCTGTTTGGGCAATTGCGTGGCGATTTTATCGTCGTTGGCCACGCCGGAGCAGGCGTCGGCGATCATGGATCTTATTGAGTCACGGTGGGAAGAGTTGGTCGGAGAAATGCCGTTGAAGATTTGCTTTCCGGCATTTGAAAGTCATGAGTGGAGGATTGTTACTGGCTGTGATCCAAAGAATACTAGATGGAGTTACCACAACGGAGGCTCTTGGCCAG TACTGCTGTGGTTGTTAACTGCGGCATGCATAAAGACCGGCCGGCCACAGATTGCAAGGCGTGCGATCGAGCTGGCGGAAAGCCGATTGTCGAAAGATGGGTGGCCGGAGTACTATGATGGGAAGCTAGGGAGGTTCATGGGGAAGCAGGCACGGAAGTACCAGACATGGTCGATCGCGGGGTACTTGGTGGCGAAGATGATGCTGGAAGACCCGTCTCATTTGGGCATGATAGCATTGGAGGAGGACGAGCAAATGAAACCCCTTATTAAAAGATCTGCTTCATGGACCTCTTAA